One window of Scheffersomyces stipitis CBS 6054 chromosome 1, whole genome shotgun sequence genomic DNA carries:
- a CDS encoding predicted protein, with the protein MISLIPSTEELRQAGNIAFKNQEFKKAAKIYRDAIKQDSKNPVLYSNRAQCFLKLEDYGRALRDCQMGI; encoded by the coding sequence ATGATACTGCTAATACCATCAACAGAAGAGCTTAGACAAGCAGGTAATATTGCATtcaaaaatcaagaattcaaaaaggCAGCTAAAATCTACCGTGATGCAATTAAGCAGGATTCAAAGAATCCCGTACTTTACTCTAATAGAGCACAATGCTTCTTAAAGCTCGAAGATTACGGTAGAGCTCTAAGAGATTGCCAAATGGGAATT